In Rhodopirellula sp. P2, the DNA window ACGACGATGATCCACAGATGGACATGGATTTGCCCGAGGCCGATGCGGCGGTGAAATCGCGAAAACCGGTGACCGTGAGTTCGGTGTTGGTTCAGATCGCGGTGATGGATGTGATCTTTTCACTCGACAGCGTGATCACTGCGGTCGGGATGGCATCGCACCTGCCAATCATGATCGCGGCGGTGGTGATCAGTGTGGGGGTGATGATCACGTTTGCCAACCAAATCAGTGACTTCGTTCAAGAGCACCCCACGGTCAAGATGTTGGCGCTGTCGTTTCTGATTCTGATTTCGGTGGTGCTGCTCAGCGAAGCCGTTGGGACGCCGATCAACAAGGGCTACGTTTACTTCGCGATGGCGTTCTCAATGATGGTCGAGTTTTTGAACCTTCGGACAACGAAAAAGGTCGCTGCCCAGCCCGCTCAGTGAGCCGGTGCTTGGCTTGGTCGTTCCCGCGTCATCTCGCCACGCGACCAGAATTGCCGGAACGGTTGTTCCCGCGAAAGATGGTTGGCGTTGGTCTGACGAGACTTGATCGCTTCGTCGAGCTGTGATGTGGTGGGCGGGTACTCGTGCATGGATTGGAATGGCAACGGCAACGTCGATTGACCAGCCAACGTGTTCAGATCCGCGTCTTTGTCCCAACCCACCCCATGCAAGACGAAGTCGCGTTGCTTGGAAGCGGCGAGCGGTTCCTTTGGAACTGCGAAACGCAAGCGGATCTCATCGCCGCCGCTGATGACAACCATGGAATCGTCCCAGT includes these proteins:
- a CDS encoding TerC family protein, giving the protein MMDLIVSSVEVAADAPLWSVPSLIALFALTLMEIVLGIDNIVFIAILTGKLPAEKRSFARRFGLFLAMGMRILLLLMIGWLMSLQSPIFELSSLVPVEALQEHLLADAEINEVSGRDLILLFGGMFLMFTAVREIHHKVEGEHDDDPQMDMDLPEADAAVKSRKPVTVSSVLVQIAVMDVIFSLDSVITAVGMASHLPIMIAAVVISVGVMITFANQISDFVQEHPTVKMLALSFLILISVVLLSEAVGTPINKGYVYFAMAFSMMVEFLNLRTTKKVAAQPAQ